The Equus asinus isolate D_3611 breed Donkey chromosome 22, EquAss-T2T_v2, whole genome shotgun sequence genome has a segment encoding these proteins:
- the LOC106834133 gene encoding putative taste receptor type 2 member 33 translates to MVNLLPSIFSVLITTEFILGNFANGIIALVNCIDWVKRHKMSSADQILTALAVSRIVLLWVLLMNWYTVVLHPGLYSLEVRIFVRIALTVSNHLNIWFAASLSIFYLLKVANFSSFIFLYLKRRVKSVLLIILLGTLVFLVPHLAILCIYENIQTNEYERNITQKTKLRDIFHFSYMSLFMLVNFTPFSMSLTSFLLLIISLWNHLKKMQLNGKGSQDISTKVHIRAMQTVVSFLFLYVSYFLALVTLVESYNRLHNTLLVMLSEALAMLYPLSHSFILIWGNKKLRQALKTVRKMIRFPYQ, encoded by the coding sequence aTGGTAAATTTACTACCAAGCATTTTTTCTGTCTTAATAACGACGGAATTTATTCTGGGAAATTTTGCCAATGGCATCATAGCACTGGTGAATTGCATTGACTGGGTCAAGAGACATAAGATGTCCTCAGCTGATCAAATTCTCACTGCTCTGGCTGTCTCCAGAATTGTTTTGCTCTGGGTACTATTAATGAATTGGTATACAGTTGTGCTCCATCCGGGTTTATATAGTTTGGAAGTAAGAATTTTTGTTCGTATTGCCTTGACAGTAAGCAACCATTTAAACATCTGGTTTGCTGCTAGCCTCAGCATATTTTATTTGCTCAAGGTAGCTAATTTCTCTAGCTTTATATTTCTTTACCTAAAGCGGAGAGTTAAAAGTGTACTTCTCATAATACTGTTGGGGACTCTGGTCTTTTTGGTTCCTCATCTTGCAATTCTATGCATATATGAGAATATTCAGACTAATGAGTATGAAAGAAACATCACTCAGAAgaccaaattgagggacatttttCACTTCTCATATATGAGTCTATTCATGCTAGTAAACTTCACACCATTTTCTATGTCGCTGACATCTTTTCTGCTGTTAATCATTTCCCTGTGGAATCATCTCAAGAAGATGCAGCTCAATGGCAAAGGATCCCAAGATATCAGCACCAAGGTCCACATAAGAGCCATGCAAACTGtggtctcctttctcttcttgtatGTCAGTTACTTCCTAGCTCTGGTTACTTTAGTTGAGAGTTATAATAGGCTGCATAATACACTGCTTGTCATGCTTTCTGAGGCTCTTGCAATGCTCTATCCTTTAAGCCACTCATTTATCCTGATTTGGGGAAACAAGAAGCTAAGACAGGCCTTGAAAACCGTAAGAAAGATGATAAGATTCCCATACCAGTAG